One window from the genome of Nicotiana tomentosiformis chromosome 5, ASM39032v3, whole genome shotgun sequence encodes:
- the LOC138893053 gene encoding uncharacterized protein: MGRLNYINRFIAPLTTTCEPIFKLLKKDASIKWTDECQEAFDKIKEYMLNSPVLVPPEPGRPLFLYVTVLENSFGCVLGQHDVTGKREQSIYYLNKKFTSYEAKYTLLEKTCYEEVNSVEVIPEDTNAWKMFFDGAVNAKSVRIGAILVSPTGQHYLATTRLRFFCSNNTAEYESCIMRIKMAVDLDVEELLIMGDSDLIIRQAQGEWETRDIKLIPYRQHVEDLSKRFKFVEFMYIPRFHNELADALATLASMLPYPGNVHIDQLEIQIRERHGYCNAIEIEPDVQPWYHGIKRFLKIKEYPEQASGDQKRTIRRLASNLFLSGEVLYKRTPY, translated from the exons ATGggaagattgaattacatcaaCAGGTTCATTGCTCCACTTACTACCACGtgtgagcccatatttaagttGCTGAAGAAAGATGCATCGATCAAATGGACAGATGAATGTCAAGAggcttttgataagatcaaagaatatatGTTAAATTCGCCAGTGTTGGTTCCACCCGAGCCAGGAAGACCTTTATTCTTGTATGTGACAGTCTTGGAAAATTCCTTTGGCTGTGTCTTGGGGCAACATGATGTAACTGGGAAGAGAGAGCAGTCCATATACTACTTGAACAAGAAGTTTACCAGTTATGAAGCCAAGTATACTTTGTTGGAAAAAACTTGCT ACGAGGAAGTAAATTCAGTTGAAGTAATTCCAGAAGACACCAATGCttggaaaatgttctttgatggagctgtaaaTGCAAAAAGTGTCAGGATTGGGGCAATTTTGGTTTCGCCCACTGGTCAGCATTATCTGGCCACAACCCGACTTCGGTTCTTCTGTTCCAACAACACCGCTGAGTATGAATCCTGCATTATGCGCATAAAGATGGCAGTTGATCTGGATGTGGAAGAATTGTTAATCATGGGAGATTCTGATTTGATCattcggcaagcccaaggtgaatgggaaacTCGAGATATCAAGCTTATCCCATATAGGCAACATGTGGAAGATCTTAGCAAACGATTCAAGTTCGTTGAGTTCATGTATATTCCTCGATTCCACAACGAGTTAGCTGATGCATTAGCTACGTTGGCCTCAATGCTGCCGTATCCGGGCAACGTCCATATTGACCAGCTGGAAATCCAAATTCGAGAAAGGCATGGTTATTGTAATGCAATTGAAATAGAACCAGATGTTCAGCCATGGTATCATGGTATCAAAAGGTTTTTGAAAATAAAGGAATACCCCGAGCAGGCcagtggagatcaaaagagaactaTCAGAAGGCTTGCCAGCAATTTATTTTTGAGCGGAGAAGTCTTGTACAAAAGAACTCCATATTAG